One Pseudoalteromonas undina genomic region harbors:
- a CDS encoding tetratricopeptide repeat protein has translation MKEKILILFFLLVSNIVSGKGFEKEHHVTIEMVENDILHNRRLNVSQILYALERSKVTNPLKVNYLYGVIYYFGDYGLDKDIDKAYHHLKISADNGDISAAYLLGTLLVDDSPRKDIENGIKYLKFASDRGSVDAILNLYEMYRIGKYKDEDQILKLLSYAAKNGSEESAIQYADTLFNISLIEQSDKKAQTVALFLIDYNFKSLKGEKFYLLSGIYGMSNSPIYNEIKRDHYLNLAAGEGHIFAMKLLNEIDLIRKSKKGNEKVNKGK, from the coding sequence ATGAAGGAAAAAATTCTAATATTATTTTTTTTATTGGTTAGCAATATTGTTTCAGGTAAAGGTTTCGAAAAAGAGCACCATGTAACAATTGAAATGGTTGAAAATGATATTTTACATAATAGGCGACTAAACGTTTCTCAAATATTATATGCATTGGAACGCAGCAAAGTTACTAATCCACTTAAGGTAAATTATTTATACGGGGTTATTTATTACTTTGGCGATTATGGTTTAGATAAAGATATCGATAAAGCATACCATCACTTAAAAATATCAGCGGACAATGGAGATATATCTGCTGCCTATTTGTTAGGAACACTTTTAGTAGATGACAGTCCACGAAAAGATATTGAAAATGGCATTAAATACCTTAAATTCGCCTCTGATAGAGGGAGTGTTGATGCAATACTAAACTTGTATGAAATGTATAGAATCGGTAAGTATAAGGATGAAGATCAAATACTCAAGCTTTTAAGTTATGCTGCTAAAAATGGTAGTGAGGAAAGCGCGATTCAGTATGCTGATACATTATTCAATATAAGTTTAATTGAACAAAGTGATAAAAAAGCACAGACAGTTGCTTTATTTTTAATAGACTACAATTTTAAATCACTCAAAGGGGAGAAGTTCTATTTACTATCTGGGATATATGGGATGTCAAACTCTCCTATTTATAATGAAATAAAAAGAGATCATTATTTGAACTTAGCTGCTGGAGAAGGGCACATTTTTGCGATGAAATTATTGAATGAAATTGATTTAATTAGAAAATCAAAAAAAGGAAATGAAAAAGTAAACAAGGGAAAATAG
- a CDS encoding DUF5992 family protein, with the protein MFIRVLIFFGFLIVSTPVFCGELVRGATVTEVASSSSNMDVFYLKLSGGTGPCANSSVIFPAIKSQSKESYNQAFSIALAAVSSGKKIRVHNYEDDSCHGANFIGISSS; encoded by the coding sequence ATGTTTATTAGAGTTTTAATCTTTTTTGGCTTTTTAATAGTCTCTACCCCTGTTTTTTGTGGTGAGTTAGTTAGAGGGGCTACAGTTACAGAAGTAGCAAGTAGTAGTAGTAATATGGATGTATTCTATTTAAAGCTTTCAGGGGGGACAGGGCCCTGTGCAAATAGCTCTGTTATATTTCCTGCTATTAAGTCTCAGTCAAAAGAATCTTACAATCAAGCATTTTCTATTGCTTTAGCTGCTGTAAGCTCAGGTAAAAAAATACGGGTTCATAACTATGAAGATGATAGCTGTCATGGCGCTAACTTTATAGGGATATCTTCTAGCTAG
- a CDS encoding DsbA family oxidoreductase: MKNFKINIVSDVMCPWCIIGYKNLETALTELKVEMSADITWHPFELNPDMPLEGQDLDEHLQQKYSLTEEESARNRQNMADAGERAGFTFNFDGKRIMINSFDLHRLLMWAREEDKQTELKLAFFEAHFTGLKYLNQEGALLDVVESVGLNKDTARDILHSDKYVQAVREEQNNFKQMGITSVPTFIINDKYALTGGQPSESFIQALKQISEEEAKNTQ, encoded by the coding sequence ATGAAAAACTTTAAAATAAATATCGTCTCAGATGTAATGTGCCCGTGGTGTATTATCGGTTACAAGAACTTAGAAACCGCATTGACCGAGCTAAAAGTGGAAATGAGTGCGGATATTACATGGCACCCTTTCGAGCTTAATCCAGATATGCCACTTGAAGGGCAAGACTTAGACGAGCATTTGCAGCAAAAATACAGCTTAACCGAAGAAGAAAGCGCGCGAAATCGTCAAAACATGGCAGATGCGGGTGAGCGAGCTGGGTTTACCTTTAATTTTGACGGTAAACGCATCATGATCAACAGCTTTGATCTTCACCGCTTGCTAATGTGGGCTCGTGAAGAAGACAAGCAAACTGAGTTGAAATTGGCGTTTTTTGAAGCACACTTCACCGGTTTAAAATATTTAAATCAAGAAGGTGCATTACTGGATGTGGTAGAAAGTGTGGGCCTTAACAAAGACACAGCCCGTGATATTTTACACTCAGATAAATACGTACAAGCGGTTCGCGAAGAGCAAAATAATTTTAAGCAAATGGGTATTACTTCAGTGCCTACTTTCATTATAAATGATAAGTATGCGCTTACCGGTGGGCAGCCGAGTGAGTCGTTTATTCAAGCGCTTAAGCAAATAAGTGAAGAAGAAGCAAAAAATACTCAATAA
- a CDS encoding M24 family metallopeptidase, with translation MTTVGIGTHTPEQALASLSNMTHSVTPIQADEYLARMAKAQAYMQAHNIDAIYLNAGTNLTYFTGMKWYASERLVGAILPAVGDVQYIAPHFEIGSLNGFKVIDGPIHGWQEHENPFELCVKVLKQLNISDTATVGIDESAQFFIFDGINKASSGLKLVNAQPVTAHCRMHKSANELALMQCAMDMTLAVHQATASMLYEGISTIEVEEFIKKAHQKVGAPGNYFCIVLFGLATSFPHGVKDPQILKKGDMVLIDTGCKVHDYLSDITRTYVFGEATSRQRLFWDFEKAAQLAAFNQAALGETCESVDEAARSYLAAQGLGPEYQTPGCPHRTGHGIGLDIHEWPYLVGGDKTPLSTGMCFSNEPMLVIPDEFGVRLEDHFYMTDDGPRWFTQPSHSIDDPFGLNS, from the coding sequence ATGACCACAGTTGGTATTGGTACTCACACACCCGAGCAAGCACTTGCTAGTTTAAGTAATATGACTCACTCAGTAACGCCAATTCAGGCCGATGAGTATTTAGCGCGTATGGCCAAAGCACAAGCCTATATGCAAGCGCACAACATTGATGCCATTTATTTAAACGCAGGTACCAACTTAACTTATTTCACCGGAATGAAATGGTATGCCAGTGAACGACTTGTTGGCGCTATTTTACCTGCCGTAGGTGATGTGCAATACATTGCTCCACATTTTGAAATTGGCTCTTTAAATGGCTTTAAGGTTATTGATGGCCCAATACACGGCTGGCAAGAGCATGAAAACCCATTTGAGCTATGTGTTAAAGTGCTTAAGCAGCTCAATATTAGCGACACCGCTACCGTTGGTATTGATGAAAGCGCACAGTTTTTTATTTTTGATGGTATCAATAAAGCCAGTTCAGGGTTAAAACTGGTGAACGCACAACCAGTCACTGCGCATTGTAGAATGCATAAATCAGCCAATGAATTAGCATTAATGCAATGTGCCATGGATATGACCTTAGCGGTTCATCAGGCTACAGCGAGCATGCTATATGAAGGAATTAGCACCATAGAAGTCGAAGAGTTCATAAAAAAAGCCCATCAAAAAGTAGGTGCCCCAGGTAATTACTTCTGTATTGTATTGTTTGGCCTTGCCACCTCATTCCCACATGGCGTAAAAGATCCACAAATTTTGAAAAAAGGCGACATGGTGCTCATCGATACTGGATGTAAAGTGCACGATTACCTTTCTGATATTACGCGTACTTATGTGTTTGGTGAAGCAACCAGCCGACAACGCCTGTTTTGGGATTTTGAAAAAGCGGCACAGTTAGCAGCTTTCAATCAAGCAGCCCTTGGCGAAACCTGTGAATCGGTTGACGAAGCCGCTCGCAGTTACTTAGCAGCTCAAGGCTTAGGCCCTGAATACCAAACACCAGGTTGCCCGCATCGTACGGGCCATGGTATTGGCTTAGACATTCACGAATGGCCATACCTAGTTGGCGGTGACAAAACCCCGCTTTCCACAGGCATGTGTTTTAGTAACGAACCCATGCTGGTTATTCCAGATGAGTTTGGGGTTAGATTAGAAGATCATTTTTACATGACAGATGACGGTCCGCGCTGGTTTACTCAACCGAGTCATAGCATTGACGACCCGTTTGGCTTAAACAGCTAA
- a CDS encoding flavin reductase family protein — MHFSKDRIAALEKHTRTHFINSLSGFKSANLIGTQDEQGNTNLAIVSSVIHLGAHPPLVGMIMRPHSVPRHTFENILETGVYTINQVNSDIYQQAHQTSARYAKDESEFDATGLKTEYLNEFNAPFVAQSRLKYAVKFVENQHLAVNGTELVIGEIMDVYVDESALQSDGFLDLQAIDTVAVTGLDSYHTANKLTRLPYAKK, encoded by the coding sequence ATGCATTTTTCCAAAGACCGCATAGCCGCGCTTGAAAAGCACACACGTACGCATTTTATAAATTCATTGTCAGGGTTTAAAAGTGCTAACTTAATAGGCACACAGGATGAGCAAGGTAATACCAATTTAGCCATCGTTAGTTCGGTTATTCATTTAGGCGCACACCCACCACTTGTTGGCATGATCATGCGCCCGCACAGCGTACCAAGGCATACATTTGAAAATATTCTAGAAACAGGCGTTTACACTATTAATCAAGTAAATAGTGACATTTACCAGCAAGCTCACCAAACCTCGGCACGTTACGCTAAAGATGAGTCTGAGTTTGATGCTACGGGGTTAAAAACAGAATACTTAAATGAGTTTAACGCTCCATTTGTTGCACAAAGTCGACTTAAATACGCGGTAAAATTTGTAGAGAATCAACATCTAGCAGTTAATGGCACTGAGCTGGTTATTGGTGAAATAATGGATGTGTATGTAGATGAATCAGCACTCCAAAGTGATGGCTTTTTAGACTTACAAGCCATCGACACAGTTGCAGTAACCGGATTAGATAGTTACCACACGGCAAATAAGCTCACTCGCTTACCCTACGCGAAAAAATAG
- a CDS encoding SDR family NAD(P)-dependent oxidoreductase, which yields MKTVILFGASSAIAQSYVNHLNQQATQFNIICVSSSNINHSDINVNYFQSDYSAQSLNELTESLKSQQVDIAQVIIFNGQLHNDQHMPEKKLEEINSDYFMQLMHSNSLVPLLCLQSIVPLLNHKTHCTITALSARVGSINDNKLGGWYTYRASKSALNMLFKTAAIELARRAKNTKLILFHPGTTDTQLSKPFQKNVPADKLFTPEFVAQQLFKFTYENPQLELNNEPAYLDWQGNTIKW from the coding sequence ATGAAAACAGTGATTTTATTTGGCGCCAGTAGCGCCATTGCCCAATCTTACGTTAATCACTTAAACCAACAAGCAACACAATTTAATATTATTTGTGTCAGCTCATCGAACATTAATCACAGCGACATAAACGTAAACTATTTTCAGAGCGACTATTCAGCGCAAAGCCTAAACGAGCTAACCGAGTCGTTAAAATCTCAGCAAGTTGATATAGCTCAAGTGATTATATTTAATGGTCAATTACACAACGACCAGCACATGCCAGAAAAAAAGCTTGAAGAAATCAACAGTGATTATTTTATGCAGCTTATGCACTCTAATTCGCTTGTACCCCTGCTGTGTTTACAAAGTATAGTGCCGCTGCTTAACCACAAAACTCACTGCACAATTACCGCTTTAAGCGCTCGTGTTGGTAGCATTAACGACAATAAATTAGGTGGTTGGTATACCTATCGCGCATCAAAATCAGCACTTAATATGCTATTTAAAACAGCCGCCATTGAGCTTGCTCGTCGCGCTAAAAATACTAAACTGATTTTATTTCACCCAGGCACTACAGATACACAGCTTTCTAAGCCATTTCAAAAAAATGTTCCTGCAGATAAACTGTTTACCCCTGAGTTTGTTGCCCAGCAATTATTTAAATTTACTTACGAAAATCCACAATTAGAACTTAACAACGAACCTGCCTACCTAGATTGGCAAGGAAATACCATAAAATGGTAA
- a CDS encoding thiol-disulfide oxidoreductase DCC family protein, whose translation MIIFYDANCPLCNAEMQHLKRADVDHKITLEDLNSDNFSERFPAIDKQYAMNILHAQTDNGQIIYGLDVTYQAWHTVGKYPWLKIIRLPVIRFFADHAYTFFAKYRHHISRFLMPNAQCNSGQCNIKTKGEK comes from the coding sequence ATGATCATTTTTTACGATGCTAATTGCCCCCTTTGCAATGCAGAGATGCAGCATTTAAAACGTGCCGATGTTGATCATAAAATTACACTAGAAGATTTAAATTCTGATAACTTTAGTGAGCGTTTTCCCGCAATCGATAAGCAATACGCCATGAATATACTGCACGCCCAAACTGATAATGGGCAGATAATTTACGGCTTAGACGTGACTTATCAAGCCTGGCATACTGTTGGCAAATACCCTTGGCTCAAGATTATTCGTTTGCCCGTCATTCGTTTTTTTGCCGATCATGCTTATACTTTTTTTGCAAAATACCGTCATCACATTAGCCGTTTTTTAATGCCTAATGCACAGTGCAACTCAGGTCAATGTAATATCAAAACCAAAGGTGAAAAATGA